GACCGAGGCGGTGGCGCCGGTGCCGGACGGCGATGCGCATGCGGCGCTCGTGGACGCCGTGGCGGACGCGCCGACGGTCGAAGCGGCGACGCGTCCATGACGGCGTGGACGGGGCTCGCTCGCGTCCACTACGTCGTGGCGGTGGCGCAGCTCGGCGCGCTCTTCGGCCTCGCGTCGAGCGCCGGGGCGGGCCCGGCGCTCAGCCGTGGACCGTATCTCCAGCGTGTGACGCAGCGGTCCGTGACGGTGCTCTGGCGGACCGACGCGCCGGCCGCGTGTTCGCTGGCGATCCGCGGCGAGGGGGAGCCGGCGCGAGTGGTGGAGGGCGCGGGCGGGACGTCCTGTGCGGTCGAAGTCGACGGGCTGCAGCCCGGGACCGCGTATCATTATATGCCGCGGGCCGACGGCGTCGGGCTCGGCGACGAGTCCTCGTTTCGCACCGATGGCCCCCGCCCGCGGTTCTCGTTCCTCGTCTTCGGCGACTCGGGATGCGGGTGTCCCACGCAGCTCGCCGTACGGGACCAGATGCTCGCGAGCCCGGCCGACTTCCTCGTGCACACGGGGGACATGGTCTACCGCAAGATCCTGCGGCCGGAAGACTTCGACCGGCTCGTCTTCGAGCCGTATCGCGGGCTCATGAGCCGCGTCGTGCTGTGGCCGTGCCTCGGCAACCACGATCGGGAGCGCGACGACGGCGTGATCTGGCGGGACGTCTTCGTCACCCCCGCGAACAACCCCGAGGGCGCCGAGGGATACTACTCGTTCGATCACGGCACCGCGCACGTCGTCGTCCTCGACTCCAACGCGCCCACCGGGCGCAAGAGCGCGCAGCGGCGTTTCCTCGATCGCGACCTCGCCGGCAGCACGGCGCCGTGGAAGTTCGTGGTGCTCCACCACACGCTGTACTCGAGCGGGACGCACGGCAACGCCACGCGGATTCGCCGCAACCTGGTGCCGCTCTTCGACCAGCATCGGGTCGCCGCCGTCTTCATGGGGCACGACCACAGCTACGAGCGCACCAAGCCGCTACGGGACGGCGCGGTCGTCGCGCCCGGCGCGGGGACCGTCTACGTCACGACGGGCGGCGGGGGAAAGTCGATTCGTCCGGTCGGGAGCAGCGACTTCACGGCCTACGCGGAGTCGGCGTTCCATTTCGTGCGTGTCACGGTGGCGGACGACACGGTCGCCATCGAGATGATCCGCGCCGACGGTCTCGTGCGTGACCGGGTCACCCTGCCGCGGAGGAGCTCGTGAGATCGGCGGCCCGGCGGCGCGATCGCGGTCTGCGCGCCGCGGCCGTGTGGGTGATCGCCGCGGGGCTCGTCGCGGACGCGTCGATGCCCGCCGCGGCGCAACGGTTGCCGGATCCGGCGCGTGCCGCCGCGGCGGTGCGGTGTCAGCAGGGGCTCGTTGCCGGCGGCGCCCGCCTCGTCGCGCGGCGTCTCCGGCTGCTCGGCGTCTGCGCCGGCGGGGCGTTCGCGTGCGTCCAGACGCGACCGGGGGCGGACGGCTGCCTCGCGGGCGTCCGCGAGCGCTGCGTGCGGGCCCTGCGCGTCTACGAGACGCGGGACGTGCCGGCGGTCGAGCGGGCGCTGCGGCGACGGTGCGGCGGGCTCGGATTCGCGGACGTGCTCGCGCCGGACGGCCTCGGCCAGGCGACGGCGACGTCCGGCTGCGGCGCGGACGACGCCGTCGTGGTGCACGACGTCGCGTCGCTGGCGCGGTGCCTGGTCGCCCAGCACGCTGCCGAGGCCGACCGATTGTTCGCCGCACGGCTGCCGCGAGCCGGCGAGCTCGTCGCGGTGAGCGGAGTGTCGCTCGGCTCGTCGAGCACGTTGCCGGACTTCGGCGGCAGCGGTACCGGGCTCGGAGATCGGCGGGCCGCGAAAGCGGTGAAGCGTTGTGCGGCCGCGATCGGGCGGGTTGGCGACCGGGTGGTGAACGCCGAGCTCCGCGGCGTGGCGCGCTGCGGGCGCGCCGTGTTGGCGTGCGTGCAGACCGTGACCGCGGCGGCCGGCGCGGGGAAGCCCGAGAAGGTCGCGCCGACGGATTGCCTGCCGCAAGCGGCCGTCGCGTGCGCCGAGCACGCCGCCCGCGCGGCGGGCGTCGCCGACGGGGTGGCGGCCGCGCTCCGGCGGGGTTGCGGCCGCGACGTCCTGCCGTTCGACGTCCTGCGCGCGGCGACCGGCGCCCATCTCGACGCGCTCGCGAGCGAGTGCGCTCGTCATGGAGTGGCGTCGCTCGCCACGCTCGACGACTACGCGCGATGCCTCGTCCGGCAGCACCGATGTCGCAGCCGGGCCATCGTGCTGCGGGAAGCGCCGCGGGCGCGCGAGCTCGCGGCGTACGCGGGACGCCGGCTCGGGAGCGGCGTTTGCGCGGACGAGCCGGCCTCCGGGCTCGCGTCCGTGCAAGCGGTCCACCACGACGCGGCAGCCGCCAACGGGCTCGACGGTCCTCGCGCGGTCGCCGTGAGCCCCGACGGCGCGCACGTCTACGTCGCGAGCTTCGACGACGATGCGCTGGCCGCATTCCGGCGCGACCCGCAGGACGGCCGCGTGACGCCGGTCGGCGTCAGCTTCGACGGCATCGACGGCGTCGACGGGCTGAACGGGGCGCGTGGCCTCGCGCTCAGCCCCGACGGCGCGCACGTGTACGTGGCGGGCGCACGCGACGACGCGGTCGCGGTCTTCGCGCGCGACGCCGGGAGCGGCGTGCTGACGTTCGTGCAGCGCCGGAAGAACGGTGCGGGCGTGCTCGACAGTCTGAACGGCGCCCGGGCGGTCGCCGTCAGTCCGGACGGCAAGCACGTGTACGTCGCCGGGGATCCGGCGGATGCGATCGCGGTCTTCGCGCGCGACGCGGCGACCGGCGCCGTGACGTTCGTCGCGCGGGTGAAGAACGGCGAGGGCGGAGTCTCCGGCCTCCACGGACCGTACGCGCTTGCGCTCAGCCCGGACGGCGCGAGCGTCTACGCCGCCGCGTTCGACGACGACGCGGTGGTCGCGTTCGCGCGCGACGCAGGGACCGGCGTTCTGAGCTTCGTCGGGCGCGTGAAGGAAGGCGAGAACGGCGCGGCGGGCCTCGACGGGGCGCGCGCGCTCGCGGTCGCGCCGGACGGCGCGCACGTCTACGTCGCCGCGGAGCTCGCGCGCGCCGTCGTGATCCTGGCGCGCGACCCCGCGACGGGCGCGCTCGCGCCGAGCGCGGTGCGGCGCCATGTCTTCGGCGCGCCCGACGGCCTCGGACGACCCGACGCGGTCGTGGTCGGCGGCGACGGCGCACAGGTCTTCA
Above is a genomic segment from Deltaproteobacteria bacterium containing:
- a CDS encoding metallophosphoesterase family protein translates to MTAWTGLARVHYVVAVAQLGALFGLASSAGAGPALSRGPYLQRVTQRSVTVLWRTDAPAACSLAIRGEGEPARVVEGAGGTSCAVEVDGLQPGTAYHYMPRADGVGLGDESSFRTDGPRPRFSFLVFGDSGCGCPTQLAVRDQMLASPADFLVHTGDMVYRKILRPEDFDRLVFEPYRGLMSRVVLWPCLGNHDRERDDGVIWRDVFVTPANNPEGAEGYYSFDHGTAHVVVLDSNAPTGRKSAQRRFLDRDLAGSTAPWKFVVLHHTLYSSGTHGNATRIRRNLVPLFDQHRVAAVFMGHDHSYERTKPLRDGAVVAPGAGTVYVTTGGGGKSIRPVGSSDFTAYAESAFHFVRVTVADDTVAIEMIRADGLVRDRVTLPRRSS
- a CDS encoding beta-propeller fold lactonase family protein, giving the protein MRSAARRRDRGLRAAAVWVIAAGLVADASMPAAAQRLPDPARAAAAVRCQQGLVAGGARLVARRLRLLGVCAGGAFACVQTRPGADGCLAGVRERCVRALRVYETRDVPAVERALRRRCGGLGFADVLAPDGLGQATATSGCGADDAVVVHDVASLARCLVAQHAAEADRLFAARLPRAGELVAVSGVSLGSSSTLPDFGGSGTGLGDRRAAKAVKRCAAAIGRVGDRVVNAELRGVARCGRAVLACVQTVTAAAGAGKPEKVAPTDCLPQAAVACAEHAARAAGVADGVAAALRRGCGRDVLPFDVLRAATGAHLDALASECARHGVASLATLDDYARCLVRQHRCRSRAIVLREAPRARELAAYAGRRLGSGVCADEPASGLASVQAVHHDAAAANGLDGPRAVAVSPDGAHVYVASFDDDALAAFRRDPQDGRVTPVGVSFDGIDGVDGLNGARGLALSPDGAHVYVAGARDDAVAVFARDAGSGVLTFVQRRKNGAGVLDSLNGARAVAVSPDGKHVYVAGDPADAIAVFARDAATGAVTFVARVKNGEGGVSGLHGPYALALSPDGASVYAAAFDDDAVVAFARDAGTGVLSFVGRVKEGENGAAGLDGARALAVAPDGAHVYVAAELARAVVILARDPATGALAPSAVRRHVFGAPDGLGRPDAVVVGGDGAQVFTVSGHDDVVAAFARDAASGAITLAASTVLATGPQSGDPGVLGLALAPAGTELYAVQSTRDVLEVITTQE